The DNA region CCGCTGGCTCGACGCCCGCCGGCTCGGACATGGCTTGCGCAACGATCTGGAGCTCGGTTTCCATGCGCTGGGCATCGCCCGGCTGGTCGAAGCGGCCAATCTGGACGTACGGCGATTCGTGGGCGCGAGCGGTGGCGAGGGGCTGCGACTGCCGGTTCGAGGTGGTTTCGAGGCCGGCGACGGCGAGCCTCGGGCAACTCATCGCTACCTGGCGGTCGAGCTGGTCGAGGCCGCCACCGACGACGCCAGGAGGCTCGAAGAGCACCTGATGCGCTGGAACGCGGCCACGACCTTGGCAGAGCACCTTCACGGCCTCCAAAGGCTGGTCGAGAACTTTCTGGGCTGGGATCCGAAATCCGAGCTCTCGAATAACTTCAGCTCCGAGCTTCACATCTGGTCGCAGGGTATGCCCGGCGGCGTCGAGCTCGACTTTCAGGAGTTCGCGAGTTTGCTCTCTTACCGCTTCGAGGATTTCGGCGCCACCGACCTCGGGGGTCGGGGGGGCGGAGCTCAGGTCCTGGACGTGGTCGAAGCGCGTTCGCGCACCTTCGAGCACCTGTTTCTCCTCGGTCTCAACAGGGGTGTCTTTCCGCGAGTCATCCAGGAAGACCCCTTGCTCCCGGATCGTCTCCGTGAGGTGATCTCTCGCCGCGGCTTCGGCGTCCTGCCCGACCTCCATCGCAAGCTCCGCGGCTTCGACGAAGAGCGCTATCTGTTTGCACAGCTCATGTCGGCAAGCCCCAACGTAGTCGTTTCCTGGCTCGAGGTCGACGACGACCACGTCTTCCGAACCCCCTCGCCACTGGTCGAACGGCTGCGCTGGTCACACCCGTCTCCCGACGAAGGCTGGAAGACCCCCGTCTCAGCGGCACCGCTCTTCTCGGAGCCCGAGGTGGCGACCGCTGTGGCGCGGCGAGTCGACCTCCGACCCGCCGTCGAAACCGCGACGGTGGTCGGGATCTTCGGCTCGCGCGAGCAGTTCGCCGGCGTCCTCGAGGTCGCCGAGCGAGAGGCTCGCGAACGGTTCCCGGATGGCGCGGCGGAGCAAGGTGCAAAGTCGCTGGCCTCGATCCGCCTGCGGATCCTCGCCGAGCTCGACCCGGTCCGCGGCTCAGAGTCCGGGGAGCTCACCTTCGCCGGCCTGGGACCCTATTTCGGTTTCGTCGGTCCGCCCTCGGAAGAGGCCGACCCGCGACGACGCGAGCGCCTGTTCGTGACCACCCTGGAGTCTGTGGCTCGCTGCCCCTGGCGCACGTTCGTAGAGCGGGTTCTCCGGGTCGAGCCGCTCCCCGACCCTCTCGACGTCCTGCCCGGAGTCAATCCGCTGCTCATCGGCAACCTGGTGCATCGGGTCCTCGAGTCAATCGTCAACGCCGCTCTAGAGAACCCGATCACGGATCTGGCCCGCGCGCGCGAGGCCGCCGGCGGCACAATCCCGTGGCCCGAGCCCAAGGAGTTCGAGCGCATCCTCGAGGCCAGCGCGCGCGCCGTGGCCTTCGAGGAAGGAATCACCCTGCCCGGGTTCGACCGCGTGCTCGCGGGCGTCTGCCGCCAACATCTCGAGTCCGCACGTGCCCTCGATTGGATCCAAGGCCAAAGCCGATTCGAGGTCCTGGCCAGCGAGGAGTACGGCCAAGTCGCCTGGGCGGACCCGCCGGCGACGATCGGCTTCAAAGCCGATCGCGTCGACCGCAATGAGGACCGCTTGATCTTCACCGACTACAAGACCGGCAAAGGCCTCGGCGGCGACTCGATGTACCGCAGAAAGGACCGGCAGCTCCTGGTCGAAGCGATCGCCGCGGGCGAGCGTCTGCAGGCGGCGCTCTATGCGCGCGCCGGCGGCGGAGACCAAGACGTCGGCCGCTATGCCTTCTTGAGCCCGGCGCTGGATCCGGACCGCGATCGCGAGGTCATGGTCCGCGCCAACGACCGCGAGATCGGGGGTCTGCTGGACCGCGCCGTCGGCGCGACCCTGCTCGCCTGGCAACGCGGGGCTTTCTTCCCGCGGCTGGTTCAACACCATCAGAATGCCGAGCCGGTGACGTGCAGCTACTGCGCCGTCGCCGAGGCCTGTTTGCGGGGCGACTCCGGTGCGCGCGGGCGTCTCCGGAGCTGGACGGAATCCCGCCATCCGCGGCATCGGCCCACACCGGAAGAGACACCCGAGGCGGCGGTCGTGCGCACTTGGTATCTACCGGACAGGGACGCCTTCGCTCCGGATGAGGCGGAAGCCGAATGAGCGAACTGGCGTCTCTGGTTCGTGGTGACGCCGAGGCCCGTAGCGCATCGCAGGCCGTATTCGATCGGCCGGTGATTGTCGAAGCGGGCGCCGGCACGGGCAAGACCACGATCCTGGTGGCGCGAATCCTGTCCTGGGCGCTGGGACCCGGCTGGGAGGAGGCCCGTGCCGAGCTCGAGGTGCAGCAAACGGAGAAGCTGAAGAGGAAGGGCAAGTCCTTTCCGCCGGAGCAGCTCGTTCCACCGGAGGAGACCATAGCGGCCAGGGCGCTCGAAGGCATCGTCGCGATCACCTTCACCGAGGCCGCGGCCGCCGAGATGGCGAGTCGCGTCGCCGAGCGCCTGGCCGACATCGCGACCGGAAAAACGGTCTGGGCGGGCTTCGACCCCGGGCTCATCGCGGGAGCGCCCGACGCCAAGCTGCTCTCGGAGCGGGCGCGCGCACTGCTCGGACAACTGGATCGTCTGACCGCCAGTACGATCCACGCCTTTTGCCACGCACTTCTGCGCCGTCACCCGTTAGAGGCGGGCCTCCACCCGGACTTCACCATCGATGCTCGCGGCGAGCGCACCGAAGAGATCGTGCGCTCGGTAGTCGAAAGCCGGATCAAACGTGCGTACATGGAAGCCGGTTTCGAAGCCGAGCCCGGAGAGAGTGGTGATTCACCGCTGCTCGAGCTCGCCGCCTACGGCAAGAGTCCACAGGCAATCGTCGATGCTCTGTGGGCCTTCATCCTCGAAGGCGTTCCCGCGGCGGGGCTCGAGACCGATCCCTTCCATCCCGAGCTGGTTGACGGCGTCTCGAGAGAGCTTCTGGAGGATTTCGAACGCCTCCTCGATGTCGCCGGCGGTGACCTCTCGCACATCAAGCGCACCACCAACCCCGCCCGGGTCGAGAAGGCTCTGGAGATGTCCGTGGCCCTGCTGCAACAGGCCGAAAAGGAGGGCGTCACCGGGCTGGACGGGGCTCGCGCCATCTGCGCCGCCCTGCGCTCGACCTGGGTCGACTCGGCCTGGAAGCACTTCAAGCAATGGGGCAAGGGCAGGTTCGGCAAGGGCGAGCAGGCGACCCTGGGGGAACGCACGAGCGAGCTGGCCGATATCGCGGCGCGGTTGGTTCCGCGAATCTCGTATCTGCGCAGTGCCCGCCCCGAGTTTCTCGACGCGGCGCGACGAGCCATCCTGCCGCTCCTTCAAGAGGTCGAGCGGGAAGCTCGAGCGAGTGGCGTGGTGACCTTCCAGGCGCTGCTTCGCGAGGCCTGGCATCTCTTGCGTGAACATCGCCGGATCCTCGAGCGCGAGCGAAGAGGGATTCGCCAATTGCTGGTCGACGAGTTTCAGGACACCGACAGGCTGCAGTGCGACATCGTCGAGCTGCTGGCTTTGCCCAAACAAAAGGCAGCGACGAACGGCGCCGAGGCGGCCGAGCCCGGCTCTCGACCGGCCCCCGGCCTGTTCATCGTCGGCGATCCGAAACAGTCGATCTACGGCTGGCGCAACGCCGACCTGGAGTCCTACAACCGTCTGGTCGGCATGGCGCTTCGAGCGGGCGGCGAGCGCTACTCGCTGGTCCAGAACTTCCGATCCCACTCGGTGGTTCTGGCCGAGGTGGAACGAGCGGTGTCACCGGTCATGACCGAGGAAGACGGTCTGCAGCCAGCCTTCGAACCGCTCGTAGCAGCGACCGAAGCAGCTGATGCCGATCTGCAGGCAGCGAATCCGGAGCAACCCTGGTCTCCGGTCGAATACTGGGTTTCGTGGCACCCCGATTGGAAAGCAAAGACACGCCACGCCGAGGCCGCGGAGATCGAGGCACGCGCCATTGCTCGGGATATTCGCAGGCTCCACGCGGCCGGCACTCGCTGGAAGGAGTGCGCGCTCCTGATGCGCAACGCCAGCCGGCTCGACACCTACCTCGACGGCTTCCGGGACGCCGGAGTCCCCTTTATCGTCACCAGCGACAAACAGTACTTCCGGCGCAGAGAGGTAATCGACGCCTCGGCTTTGATTCGGTGTGTCGTCTCTCCGGCAGATCACGTTGCGCTCTTGACCTGGCTGCGCTCGCCCATCGTCGGAGTCCCCGACGCCGCGCTCATCCCGCTCTGGTCCCGTGGCTTTCCGCGCCTGCTGACCGAGCTCGACGGCGAAGCTCGCTCAGACACTTTGGCGCAGATCGAGGCGGTCGTCGAAGAAGCGGCGAGCGTCACCCCCGAGGTACCGGGAATCGATCGAATCCGCGGTTGGGACCGTCTCCTGCTCCACTCCCTTCGCGCTCTCGCCGCGCTGCGCAGATCGTTCAAGAACGAGCCCGCCGACCGGTTCATGGAGCATCTGCGCTGGGCGTTTCTGAGCGAAGCCATCGAAGGCGCCCGCTATCTCGGGCGCTACCGGGTGGCCAACCTCGAGCGCTTGTTTCGCTCGATCGAAACCGGGCTCGAAACGCGCGGCGGCGACGTCCGAGCGGTGCTGCGCGCACTGCGGCGCAGCGTGTCGATGGCTCTCGACGCCGAGGAGGCTCTGCCTCAGGACGCCGCCGAAGACGCGGTACAGGTGATGACTATTCACAAGGCCAAGGGACTCGAGTTCGGTCACGTCTATCTGGCCCAGCTTCACGCCCGCGGCCGGTCCTCCGAGCGCAGCGAGTTCGACTCGGACCGCCGCTGGGACGGCTTCCAGCAGCTCGAGTACGTGCTTTTCGACGCCCAGACCCTCGGCTTCGATTCGGTCGAGCGCCATCGCGAGCGCGTGTCGGCCGCCGAGCAGGTCCGAACGCTCTACGTGGCCATGACCCGGGCAAAAAGGCGCATCGTCATGCTGGGCAACTGGCCCGAGACGCCCACCAGGTCCCGAGGCGGAGCACCGACCTACGTCGAGCTCTTGAGTCACCGCGATGGACAACCGGACTCGCTGACGGAGCTCGCCCGGGACGCCACTCAGCGACCCGAGGGCCTGCTCGACGCGGCCGGCGTCTGTTGGAAGTTCCCCGGCCTGTCCCGGGCGAGCGAGCCGACCGCACCGCCCGCAACCACCGGCGCGTTGCCCTCGCCAGCCAGAGTCGCGGAGACGTCGAAGCAGCTCACCGCCGACCGCGAGGCAGCCGGGCGGCGACAGCAAAGGCCCTTTCTGGCCACCGCGTCACTCGGCTTCGACGACAAGCGGCAGCTCGAATCGCCCGACGGCAAGCCGCCTCCCTACTCCCGCGCCGCCGCGCTCGCGATCGGCAAAGCCGTCCATCGTGCCCTCGAGTCCTGGAACCTCGACGCCGACCTCGAAGAGGAACGCCGTGTCCAGTCCGGGAGAGCGGAACGGTATCTCGCGAGTCTCCTGTCCGGTGCCGACCTCGAGGCGGGGAGAAAGGAGTTGGCGGAGGTCCTGGCTCGGCTTCAATCGGGTCAGCTGCTCGAGCGACTGCTCTCGGCACCGACCACGGTGGTGGCGCGTGAACTCCCGATTCTCTTGCCACCCACGGGCATTGACGAATCCGAGCCGGTCGCCGGCATCAGTGGGACCGTCGACCTGGTTCTCAAGGCTCCCGACGGTGCCTACACGGTGGTCGACTTCAAGACCGATCGCATCGAGAGCGAAGAGGAACTGCGCTCCCGTGCCCAGGCCTATGCTCCCCAGCTCTCGACCTACGCTCGCGCAGTCGGCGAGAGCCTGGGGCTCGACGCGCGGCCGAGCACCGAGCTCTGGTTTCTGTGGCCGGACCGGGTGTGGCCTGTTTCATAGCCGCCCCCGACCGCGGCGCTAGGCTTCCGGCATGTCGACCTCACGCGCGCTCCGCACTCTCGCTGTTTTCGCCGCCGGCCTCACGCTCGGAATGTCAACCGCGCTCGCAGGAGAGCGCTCGATTGCCTCGATCGAAGCGAGGCAATGGACCGCGGACCCTTCGGGTGGGTTCACTGTAGTCGGCGGCGGCGTCAACGAGGCCATCGACTTCGAGCGTGACCTCGGTCTCGTCGAAGACGATGCGCTCGAGGGCAGGTTGGTTTTCAGACCCTCGAAACGAACGATGATCCGTCTCGGTTTCGTGCCCGAGCTTCAGATCGGCGGCGACAACGTGGTGACGAGGTCGATCACGTTCGTCGGTCAGAACTTCACGGTCAGCGAGAGGGTGGTCACCGACTTCACGCTCGAGTACGGACGCGCCGGGTTCGCCTGGCAATTCATCTCGGCCTCCGAGGGCCGTTTTCGCCTCGGTCCGCTGCTCGAGCTCAAAGGCTTCCGCGGCGACCTCGCGCTGAGCGCTCCCGACGCCCCCGTCCTGCTCTCCGAGACCGATCGCTACGAAGCCGCGTTCGGCGCCGCCGGTCTGATCGCGGAGCTCGAAATCGGCAAGCGGGTCGAGCTGTTCGCCGAAGCCACCGAGGTTGTCACCGGAGACGAAGGCGACGTCAATGAGACCGAGTACGGGATCCGGGTTCTCGTTCTGCCGAAGCTGATGGTTGTCGCCGGCGCGCGCACCTTGGAGATCGACATCGAAGACGACGATGAGAGCTTCGAGTTCGATCTCGATGGCGTGTTCTTCGGCGCCCACGTCCGGTTCTAGTCGAGGACGCGCTTGCAAAACCAGTCGTGAGGGGACACCCTTGCAACGGTGTCCCCGAATCTGGCCGATCTCGCGACTCCCGCGCTCCTTCTCGACCTCGACAAGCTCGAGGCCAACATCGCGACTATGGCCGAGAAGTGTCAGCGCCTCGGCGTCGCCTTGCGCCCCCACATCAAGACCCACAAGAGTCCTCGCATTGCCCGAATGCAGCTCGAGAGCGGCGCGCAGGGCATCACCGTGGCAACTCTCTTCGAAGCCGAGCGATTCGCCGAGGCCGGCTTCGATGACATCACCTGGGCCTTCCCGATTCCTCTCAGCAGGGTTCGGCAAGCGGTCGAGCTGAGCCGGAAGATCACCCTGCGGCTGCTGGTCGACTCGGCGGAAGCGATCGACGCTCTCGAGCAGGCGGATGCCGCGTTGAGAGTGTTGCTCAAGATCGACTGTGGCTTTCACCGCGCCGGCGTCGATCCCGAGAGCGGACAGGCGCTGGCGCTTGCCGCCCGCATCGCGAGCTCCGACCGTCTCGTTTTCGACGGCATCCTGACCCACTCCGGCCAGGCCTACCGGGCCACCGGACAAGACCAGCTGGCCCGCATCGCCGAGCACGAGCGGCAGGTGATGGCTACCTTCGCCAAGCGGCTAGGCGGCCAGGGCATCGAGGTTCCGACGATCTCGGTCGGCTCGACTCCCGCGATGTCGGCCGTCGAGAATCTCGAGGGTGTCGATGAAGCGCGACCGGGTAACTACGTCTTTTTCGACGGCATGCAAGCCCAGATCGGCTCCTGCAGAATCGCGAACTGTGCACTCACCGTGCTGACCTCGGTCGTGTCCTCGGGACATGAGCACGCCATCCTCGACGCCGGCGCCCTGGCGCTTTCCAAGGACGCCGGCCATTCGGATTTGAACCGACCGAGCTTCGGATGCGGTTTTCTCGACTACGATGCCGGCAGCCTAGATCCGAACCTGAAGGTCTTCGCGCTTTCCCAGGAGCACGGCTGGATCACCGGAAGTCACCCGGTCGGCAAGCGAGTGCGTCTCCTGCCCCAGCACTCCTGTCTCACGGCCGCCCAGTTCGACGAGTACACCGTCGTGCGCGGCGACGAAGTCGTCGACCACTGGCCGATACTGCGCGGCCGGAACTGAGTACCGAGTTCTCTCAAGCTCAGCCGCCGATCGGCAGGACAGCCGACCGTCGGTCTCGTCGGCGCAAGCGCTCGGCACAATCACCGTAGGCATACCCGGTTTGCGCGCAGCGACGCCGAGCCGAGGGCCCGACCACAGCAGGCAGATTCGCCCGAGGCGTTCCCGGGGCGGCTGCCTGCCGAACGGCCTAGCGAGCGCCGCACCAGCTTAGAGCCCACCGGATCGCAACGCCGAACAGCTCCGCTCGGGTGAGATCGAAGGCGGCGGTTAGTCGATGTAGCCCAGCGCCTTCAACGCCGCCATGTCCTCGTCGGTCAGCGACGGCGGCGGCAGCTCGTCGGCGGTGGCGAGCCCGGCACGGACCGCAGCCACCCAGCCGGTCAGATCCCCAGACACAGCCGATCCGATGGCGGCCAGGTTCTCCTTCTCGCCGGGATCCGCCGCCAGCTCGAACAATCGGCGGCGCTGGTTGGTCACCCGAATCACCTCCTTGCGCCCGCCAACCACCTTGCCCACTTCCAGAAGCCCGCGTTGCCGCAACCTCTCGATCTCCTCACTGGGTTGAACCGAGGAACGATGCGCCTGGTGCCAGGTCACGCGGTCCATCGACGGGGCCTCTCCGTGATTCAACACTCCGGCCCAGTCGAATCCCTGAAAGTGTCCGGGTACGGGCAGACCGACCAACGACAGAACCGTGGGCGCGATATCCAGAATCGACGCCGGCGCCTCAAGCACCGCCGGCCCGATTCGAGCCGGCCAGACGAAACCCATAGGAACCCGTAGGGTCACATCGTAGAGGTGGCGGCCGTGCCCCCAGTAGCCGTGCTCGCCCAGGCTCTCACCATGATCGGCCACGAAGACGATCAGAGTGTTCTCGAGATCGATGAGCTCGCCCGTGCGGTCCAGGAACCGACCGATCTGGTCGTCGACGTAGGCGATCTCACTGTCGTAGCGCTTTCGGGCCGAGAAAAACGTGCCGCCGGCCTTCACCCCTATCTGCTTCAGGTACTCGCGGCGGAGCCGATACGGCGCATGGGGTTCGACGTAGTGAACCCACAGCAAGACCGGTTTGTCGGTGCCGTCGCCGAGCGCTTCCCCGAGCCACTCCAGCGCCATCCCACTGATGTCCTCGGCCGTTGCTTCCCTCTTCGCCATTCCGAACCAGCGCTTGCGATTCAGCAGCGCTTCGTACTCCTCGAAGTATTCCCCCAGCCCCGAGAGCTCCGATTTCAGAGTCCAGTTCCCGACGAAACCGGCCGTACGGTATCCGCGCCGCTCGAGGAGCTTGCTGAACGACACCAGCCTGGGACGCACTCTCAATCCGTTTCGCGTGCAGCCGTGCTCGTGAGGATGCAGCGAGGTCATGACCGAAGACATCGCCGGAGCGGTCAGAGGCGCCGGTGTCCGAGCCTCGGTGAAACGCGCACCGGAGGCCAGGAGCTCGTCGATCTTCGGGCTGGTCAGGCGGCTATGACCGTATCCCGACATGCGATCGGTTCGCAGGGTATCGACCGAGATCAGAATGATGTTCGGTGCCTCTGCCGCCGCGCAGGGAGCGGGCCAAGGCGCGCCCACCAGGCCCGCCAGGAACAGGCCAAATAGAGCCAAACGCTGCAAAGCCGTTCTCATAGCGCGAGGGAATCTACCAGATGCCTCCTACCGCCTCGACTTCCACCCCGCCCTGCTAGTGTACCGACTCCCGAGGACACCGCGCGGATGGAGACCACCCTTCTAGACAGCGCCGAAGCGGCACCGGCCCGCCGCCGGCGAAAGCTCGTCCGCCGATTGGTGCAAGTGACGATCGCCGTTCTCGGCGTAGCCCTGGCGTGGCGAATGGTGCAGGCGCTGTCCTGGGATGATCTCAGTCTGCGAATTCGAGAGGCGCGTCCGGTCCTGCTGGTGACGGCGACTCTACTGCTGGCGGCGCGCTGGTACTTCTGGCAGGCGCGATGGGCCCTGAGTATTTCGCGTGCGGGCCAGCGCAGCACCTTCCTTCGAAGGGCGACTGCACTCATGGCGTCGGTATTCGTCAACCACGTCGCTCTGCGCTTCTTCGGCGGCGTGCTCCGCGGCCGCTATATGGCCGCGGGCCGCGCCAAGGACTTCGCCCTCCAGTACGGCATCGTGCTGTTCGATCAGCTCATGCACCAGGCCGCGACGACGGTCTACACCTGGCTCGCGGTGGCCTATGTTTTCTTTCTCCTAGGGTGGAAGGGGCTCGGCGTCACGGCCATGATCACTCTGATCCTGCTGCTGGCGGCGATTCCTTTCATCGTCGGCCGGGAGGGCTGGCTGCGCAAGGTCGCCGCCCGCATCGGAGAGAAGGCGTCCGGCTCGGAGCGCCTGGACGGACTGGTGCAGCAGGGCAGCGCGATTCCTCGAGTGATGGCCAAGCTCCTCGCTTCGATTCCGCACGTAACCCACACCGCGATCTTGACCTGGGTCTATATCGGCGCCAACGTCCTCGCGCAGTGGCTCCTGTTTCGGGCGATCGGAGCCGACGTGCCCCTATTGGTAGTGGGCGCCGTCCTCGGCATCGGTAGCGTGATCGGAACGCTGACCGGATTGCCCGGAGGCCTGGGCCCCATGGAAGCGGCTCTCCTCGGAGGCTACGACCTGCTCGGCATCGGGCGGCTCGAGGCCGTGGCCGGAACACTTCTCTACCGAGGCTTGCACTACATCCTGGTTCTCGCCTTCGGCCTGCCGTCGCTGATCACCGTCGAGCTGGGTCTCGAGCGAGCACGTGAGGGGCAGCGCAGCGAAGAACCGGAGTCACGAACCTAGCAAGCACGGGCGCCCTGCGGAGTCAATCCGGATCTGTCACGAACACCTTTGGAGTGGCAATCGGTGGAGTTCGCCGGGCCTTCGCCAGGGCATACGCTGCCTCCACCGCCAGCCAGAGAGCCAGCAGCAACAGGATCGAGCCGACCACGAACAGAATCGCACCGCCTTCGGCCCACTGCAGCCAGAATCCGCGCAGGTTGGAGACCATCGCTACCAGGGTCGACACCAGCATGAACACCATCGGCACACCGGTAAACCAGGGATTCTTGCCGCGCTGAACCAGGTACAGCGTCACCACCAAAAGTGCCAGCCCCGCGAGCAGCTGGTTGATGGTGCCGAAGAGACGCCAGAGCGCCAGCCCCGCGGGCTTGCCATCGATCTCGTAGAAGGCGAAGAACGCGATCACGGCCACGGCTAGAATCGAGGCCACGAAGCGGTTGTTCAGAAACCTCCAGCCCAGTGTCTCTCCGATCTCGGAGATATTGAACCGCAGTAGCCGGGTCGCCGAGTCGAGAGTTGTGAGCGCAAACGAGACCACGACCATCGCGATGAACGCGGTCGCGAGCTCGTGATCGACGAATCCGAGCTTACCGATGAAGCCGGCGGCACCGGTGATGAAGACGCCGACCTGGGTTCCGAGAGACTGCATGGTGCCCCAGTCCTTGTAGGTGGCCCGCCAGACTTCGCTGGCGGATGCGCCGCCGGCACTGAGGACGCCCGCGGTGCAGGCGAGAACCGCAAGCAGGCCCAGCAGGGATTCTCCGATCATTCCGCCGTAGCCAATCGTTCGCGCATGCGGCTCGGAAGCGATTTGCTTAGCGGTCGTGCCGGAGGAGACCAGTGAATGAAAGCCACTCGCCGCGCCGCAAGCAATGATGATGAAAACGAACGGGAAGAAGCTCGGAGCCCCTGCCGGCTCGGGCCGAAACGCGGGCGCCACGAACTCGGGTCGCGAAACGAAGATCCCCAGATAGGCCAGCCCCAGACCCAGGTACAGGAGCAGCGAATTCAGGAAGTCCCGCGATTGCAGCAGACTCCAGACCGGCAACACCGAGGCGATGAACGAGTAGGCGAGCAGAACCGAGATCCAGCCGGTCCATCCGCCGATGCCCGGCCAGCTTGCGCGATCCATCCAGAGCAAGGGCCATTCGAGGCCCCCGAGGACCCCTCCGAGCATGAGCACGAACCCCACGGCCGTGGTCGGAAGCAGGGGGAAGCGCTTCCTGTAGAGCAGGAAGCCCATGGCCATCGCCAGCAAGATGAGAAACGCCGACGGAAAGACCGCACTCGGGAAGGAGGCCGAGTCAGCCATCGGGTCCGCCGGGTCCCAGCTCTCGCTGATCGAAAACAGTACGGCGATGACGTAGACGAACACGCCCATCGCCAGCGCGATCCCGAAGAAGATAATCAGGTGAAAGAGGGTCTTGGCCCGACTGCCGACAATGCCCTCCGTGACCTTGCCGATCGA from bacterium includes:
- a CDS encoding UvrD-helicase domain-containing protein — its product is MSELASLVRGDAEARSASQAVFDRPVIVEAGAGTGKTTILVARILSWALGPGWEEARAELEVQQTEKLKRKGKSFPPEQLVPPEETIAARALEGIVAITFTEAAAAEMASRVAERLADIATGKTVWAGFDPGLIAGAPDAKLLSERARALLGQLDRLTASTIHAFCHALLRRHPLEAGLHPDFTIDARGERTEEIVRSVVESRIKRAYMEAGFEAEPGESGDSPLLELAAYGKSPQAIVDALWAFILEGVPAAGLETDPFHPELVDGVSRELLEDFERLLDVAGGDLSHIKRTTNPARVEKALEMSVALLQQAEKEGVTGLDGARAICAALRSTWVDSAWKHFKQWGKGRFGKGEQATLGERTSELADIAARLVPRISYLRSARPEFLDAARRAILPLLQEVEREARASGVVTFQALLREAWHLLREHRRILERERRGIRQLLVDEFQDTDRLQCDIVELLALPKQKAATNGAEAAEPGSRPAPGLFIVGDPKQSIYGWRNADLESYNRLVGMALRAGGERYSLVQNFRSHSVVLAEVERAVSPVMTEEDGLQPAFEPLVAATEAADADLQAANPEQPWSPVEYWVSWHPDWKAKTRHAEAAEIEARAIARDIRRLHAAGTRWKECALLMRNASRLDTYLDGFRDAGVPFIVTSDKQYFRRREVIDASALIRCVVSPADHVALLTWLRSPIVGVPDAALIPLWSRGFPRLLTELDGEARSDTLAQIEAVVEEAASVTPEVPGIDRIRGWDRLLLHSLRALAALRRSFKNEPADRFMEHLRWAFLSEAIEGARYLGRYRVANLERLFRSIETGLETRGGDVRAVLRALRRSVSMALDAEEALPQDAAEDAVQVMTIHKAKGLEFGHVYLAQLHARGRSSERSEFDSDRRWDGFQQLEYVLFDAQTLGFDSVERHRERVSAAEQVRTLYVAMTRAKRRIVMLGNWPETPTRSRGGAPTYVELLSHRDGQPDSLTELARDATQRPEGLLDAAGVCWKFPGLSRASEPTAPPATTGALPSPARVAETSKQLTADREAAGRRQQRPFLATASLGFDDKRQLESPDGKPPPYSRAAALAIGKAVHRALESWNLDADLEEERRVQSGRAERYLASLLSGADLEAGRKELAEVLARLQSGQLLERLLSAPTTVVARELPILLPPTGIDESEPVAGISGTVDLVLKAPDGAYTVVDFKTDRIESEEELRSRAQAYAPQLSTYARAVGESLGLDARPSTELWFLWPDRVWPVS
- a CDS encoding DSD1 family PLP-dependent enzyme, translating into MSPNLADLATPALLLDLDKLEANIATMAEKCQRLGVALRPHIKTHKSPRIARMQLESGAQGITVATLFEAERFAEAGFDDITWAFPIPLSRVRQAVELSRKITLRLLVDSAEAIDALEQADAALRVLLKIDCGFHRAGVDPESGQALALAARIASSDRLVFDGILTHSGQAYRATGQDQLARIAEHERQVMATFAKRLGGQGIEVPTISVGSTPAMSAVENLEGVDEARPGNYVFFDGMQAQIGSCRIANCALTVLTSVVSSGHEHAILDAGALALSKDAGHSDLNRPSFGCGFLDYDAGSLDPNLKVFALSQEHGWITGSHPVGKRVRLLPQHSCLTAAQFDEYTVVRGDEVVDHWPILRGRN
- a CDS encoding sulfatase codes for the protein MQRLALFGLFLAGLVGAPWPAPCAAAEAPNIILISVDTLRTDRMSGYGHSRLTSPKIDELLASGARFTEARTPAPLTAPAMSSVMTSLHPHEHGCTRNGLRVRPRLVSFSKLLERRGYRTAGFVGNWTLKSELSGLGEYFEEYEALLNRKRWFGMAKREATAEDISGMALEWLGEALGDGTDKPVLLWVHYVEPHAPYRLRREYLKQIGVKAGGTFFSARKRYDSEIAYVDDQIGRFLDRTGELIDLENTLIVFVADHGESLGEHGYWGHGRHLYDVTLRVPMGFVWPARIGPAVLEAPASILDIAPTVLSLVGLPVPGHFQGFDWAGVLNHGEAPSMDRVTWHQAHRSSVQPSEEIERLRQRGLLEVGKVVGGRKEVIRVTNQRRRLFELAADPGEKENLAAIGSAVSGDLTGWVAAVRAGLATADELPPPSLTDEDMAALKALGYID
- a CDS encoding flippase-like domain-containing protein, which produces METTLLDSAEAAPARRRRKLVRRLVQVTIAVLGVALAWRMVQALSWDDLSLRIREARPVLLVTATLLLAARWYFWQARWALSISRAGQRSTFLRRATALMASVFVNHVALRFFGGVLRGRYMAAGRAKDFALQYGIVLFDQLMHQAATTVYTWLAVAYVFFLLGWKGLGVTAMITLILLLAAIPFIVGREGWLRKVAARIGEKASGSERLDGLVQQGSAIPRVMAKLLASIPHVTHTAILTWVYIGANVLAQWLLFRAIGADVPLLVVGAVLGIGSVIGTLTGLPGGLGPMEAALLGGYDLLGIGRLEAVAGTLLYRGLHYILVLAFGLPSLITVELGLERAREGQRSEEPESRT
- a CDS encoding carbon starvation protein A; amino-acid sequence: MAALVTAFCFVGYFLGYYFYARYLARRVFALDPAASTPAHELEDGVDYVPTRPIVLFGHHWASITGLSPMLGPAVAVIWGWVPAMLWVVLGAIFVGCVHDFGALVVSMRARGMSIGKVTEGIVGSRAKTLFHLIIFFGIALAMGVFVYVIAVLFSISESWDPADPMADSASFPSAVFPSAFLILLAMAMGFLLYRKRFPLLPTTAVGFVLMLGGVLGGLEWPLLWMDRASWPGIGGWTGWISVLLAYSFIASVLPVWSLLQSRDFLNSLLLYLGLGLAYLGIFVSRPEFVAPAFRPEPAGAPSFFPFVFIIIACGAASGFHSLVSSGTTAKQIASEPHARTIGYGGMIGESLLGLLAVLACTAGVLSAGGASASEVWRATYKDWGTMQSLGTQVGVFITGAAGFIGKLGFVDHELATAFIAMVVVSFALTTLDSATRLLRFNISEIGETLGWRFLNNRFVASILAVAVIAFFAFYEIDGKPAGLALWRLFGTINQLLAGLALLVVTLYLVQRGKNPWFTGVPMVFMLVSTLVAMVSNLRGFWLQWAEGGAILFVVGSILLLLALWLAVEAAYALAKARRTPPIATPKVFVTDPD